The following DNA comes from Fusarium fujikuroi IMI 58289 draft genome, chromosome FFUJ_chr03.
CTTGGCTGGTATGTTGATCGCACGCTTTTTCGTTGGTGTCGGCGGTTCCGTCTTTAGTTCCGTCGTGGGCGGTGTTATTGCTGATCTTtgggagaaggaggagaggaaTACCCCGATGGCTCTCTTCAGTGGCTTTGTGCTTTTCGGAACAGGTCTTGGACCTCTAGTGTCTGCTGCTTTCGTCAACGATCTTGAGGATGATACAATGGCTTGGAAGTGGTCTTTCTGGCATCAAGTTATTCTTGATGGACTGTTGCTGGTCGCCATTTTGATCTTATTCAAAGAGACGCGAGGCTCGGTCCTGCTTTCACGCAAAGCTAAGAAGTTGAATCAGTGGTATCAACAGCTTGAGGATGCGGGTGTCTATGGAGTTTGGGTGACTAACCCTCGAGAAGATACCTGCAgctcgtcatcttcaagcgTCAAGGCCATGCCAGGACACGAAGCGATGCTAGAGTACAACAGACAAACACAACTACGAAGAATACGATGGCTCGTCGCGGCAGACGAACAAAGACCCCCTCTTCGTCAAATGATGGCTACCTCTATCATGCGACCCTTCTACCTCTTGTTCACAGAACCAGTtgtcttttccttttctctctggGCTGCCTTCTCTTGGGCCGTCCTCtatctctccttctccatcgtGCCGTATCTCTACTCCGACAACTACAACATGTCGATGCGCATCTATGTtgcgatgatggcatctgCTATCATCGCAACTGTGGTCGGCATTCTTCAAGAGAACCTGATGAAGCATCCTCTCTGGAGCGGACACGTTGACGAGAAGGAGGTTTCCCGCTTCTGGCGATTCATGAGGAAGCATTTCCCTGCTGATTCTCCTGAGGCACGACTCTACTTTTCCTGTCTCACTGCCCTCTTACTCCCCGCTGGCTTGTTCGTCGCGTTCTTGAGCCCCATTAGCACGAGTCACTACACGCAAGCTATTGGTATTGGTTTCGCAAATTGGGGCATTTACTCTGTCTACCTTGCTACGTTCAACTACCTTGCTGATACATATCACATGTACGCCTCTTCAGCCCTTGCCGCACAGAGTTTCTGTCGCAATGTGCTTGGTGGCATCTTCCCTGTGTTGACCGGCATTATGTTTGATAATCTCGGTTTGAGAAACGCAGGTTGTGTGTTGGGTGGTATTGCTTCAGTTCTAACACTTATTCCATGGGTTCTGGTGTTCTTCGGGAGCAGAATTCGGGCCAGAAGCAAGTTTGCAATCGTAAGTCTACACATCGTTCTTGTATACTTTGGATTGAGGGTTTGTTGCTAACTCCTAACAGTCTCTACAAAAGCAGTGAGGATGCTTATCCATGGAAAGGCGAAGTCTAGTCAGAATTCTTTTGTTTCTCTAGATGGCACAAAGAGTTGTGCTTGTATGACCTGATGAATCTAAACGGCCTATCATAGCCATCGTTGAATATATGGTACACATCATTTGTTTCTCCATTTTCCAGCCACATGCCACGTCAATACGTCGTCGCAGCGTCTCTGCTCAAgactctcttcttcttcttgagcttcccCTTGCCGTAATTGCTCTTGAACCACGCAATAGTCCTCTTGTCCAACGTATCGCCCTTTGAGCCCTCCTTTCGTAGATCCTCACTAGTCCGCTCCGATAAGCTAGTCGCACTTCTCTCACGAGTGCTCCTTAGCTTCTGCAGATCGCCCACAATAGCAGGGAGGATCAAATCTCCGCTTGCGTCTATGTGAGGAGGCGGGAGCTGTACGCAGCCTTCCCAGATGCGCAACGAACTGGGGATGTCGTTGGTAGCGGAGACTTCGTGGTCGTCGAGCGCAAGATTTCCATCGCCCGTATCGATGTAGGACTTCTGACCGGCTAACTTGGGCCATATCGTCGATGGCGCAACACGGTATGCGTATCTCTTTGTGATCTTGCTGTTATTCGAGAACAACGTCCCCATGAATGGCGCTGTGTACTTCTCGCTGAAACCGCACATGCGGACCGAACCGATGCGGCCCTTAAGATGCAGGATATTGTTGCAGAAATGGAGGTACGAGTCCGGACAATACTCTTCCACAGGTGCTACAGTTGGGTAGGTTGGACTGATTGCATCGGGTAAAGTTGGACTTCGTAGGCCTCCAGCGTCTTCGTCGAAGTTGAATCGTCGGGGTGTTGTCGCTGTTGGACTGCGCGGCTCTGGTGTTTTGGCGCTTCGCGATGCTGATCGTGATGCCGGGCGTGAACCTGGTCGGCTACTGATGGCTCGAGGCGGCGAGACGATGGCCGCTTGGGGCCGTCTTCCGTGGAATCGTCGACAGAGGAGTATTAGGCTTTCCATGGGACACGACTCCTTTCGCTTCATTTGTGCATTGATGAAATCCTGGAGCAGTTTCTCTATCTGCTCAACGTTTGGCGACAGCGCTACAGCGCCAGGATCAGAGCCGCAGCCCAAGTGCGTCATATCGAGTTCGATGACGATGTTATTTGCGTACATGCCGTAGTTGTTAAGCCATGTTGTCGCCAGTGGACTCACCCTCGGTCCAGTGAATGGCGACAAGACGGCGTGTAGTTTCGTGTTCTGCACAAATGTGACGAGAACGTCCGCGCGAAAGTCGAAAGATACTTCAAAGTAGGAAGATATTTGCAGTAATGTCGATGAAGGCGACTCAAAGTCCTCTTTGCGCCAAACATCACGGCTAAGTGCATGTTTGTTCAAACGCAGGGGCTTGTCGCAGGGCGGGAGTAGATAGCGACAGATCCGGTACCGCACAGAATCAGGCAGTCGGAAATACCCAGAACTTGGTTTCTTTCTCGCATGGTTCTCATAGAAGGATTTAAGCACATTTTCGAAGCTCCCTTTTTCAAAAGTGCCGTGATACACAGCATCGAGTGTCCGATCCCAAGCTGGGAGCCCTTGACGATGCGCACTCTGCGACACGCCCAGCCCAGGAAACACAGTAGAAACAGGCGTAGAAGGCTGTGATCGGTTCCTCCAAGAGGACGGATTAGAGACACTTCTTGTGCGCGCTTTCGCACTGCCTTGAAGGGGCATTATGAGGTCAGCCGAGTTGTTGTGGTTATGATGCAGAGGTAAAGACTGGAGACGCACTCATCCTCAGAGTCTCGAGACGCTCAGAAATGTCATTTTTGGTCTTGATTGAGCCGACGCGACGGAGGAGGGAGGTTGCAGATGTGGAGGGCGATATAGAAGGCGATGATGATACTGGAGTCCCCATTGCGGCGGCGCTGACACTAACACTGAGGCTGTCGCTGTCACTGccctggcactggcactgaCTTTACCCATTTCTCCATACAGACTGGATCAAGGAATAGGTAATTAAACAATGCAAGGTCCAAGATGTGAGGGATTATTAAACAAGTCGTCGTTTCTTGTGCTAAAGCTTACGCAGAGAAGATAAACTTTGGTCCGTCTGGTGACTTACAAATAAGACATCTAGTATGAGGTAAGTACAGGTTAGGCAATCCCTAACGTCGCCGTACGATTCATGTAGTCTAGGTACTCTACTGCCCATACAGTATTTGACAGCGGAAAGTTACAGTCTTATCTGCCTGAGGCGtcttgttgtttcttctctggGTATCCATTTGCTGCTAATCTTTATCTGGAAGTTATTTCACTGAGGTACCTATCATATCACTTACTCGAAACGAACTCTCCATCCTACAACGGCACTTACACTTCAGGCAAGGGAGACATTCGATACTTTAACTCCGATGCATGAAAGTCAGAACGACAAATTTCATCATTTGGGCCACTTTTACTTTCCAATATGGCGAATACAAGAATTATGGCCAATGTGTGGTCCATAGAGTCTGCTACTTGTCGTGGAAGACATCTTGGTTCAACCTTGTAAGTGGCTACAACGAAGAGGCTTTTTCCTCAAGATTTTTATCTGAAAAGATTGAAGTGTCGTGAATTCTCAAGAAGTATGAATTGGTCTGATCTCCAGATGAAGGAGGAAGTCTATGAGTGGAGGGCCATGCAGTCAATGCCTTGTCCCCAGCAAAACGCAGTGAGTTCTTCAGAGTAACTCTTTCTAAGCACGAACCTTTCGTGCGCGCAATATCCAATATTCTCACAAGCTTTTGAATGAACCTTTCAACATAAAGGTAAACATCTTTAAGTACGTTACGTCTTCCCTCTCCTTCGACTCCAACTTCTCTCTCCGTTTATCCTCAGGTCTTTCCGTCTCTCATGATTATATGATCTTATTGGACTCCAGGCTCAGCAAACATCAATTTCATCAACTTGATATCCGCGATCATGTTATCCTCAACCCCTATAACGGTCTTGAGCCCCAATGCCGTCATCCCTTCATTATCTACAAGAGtgagaagcagcttgacTATGCCAACTCAAATATTAGTCGCCCGAAACTCGACTGGAAACACAACGACAAACACAACCACCAAAGCTAAAGACTCCCCGATCTTCAACCCCGACAGCGAAGGCATCATTTCTTTGGCAATTCTTGCAggcatcttggccttcttcgtgGGACTCGTACTCCGAGATCTGCTTGACAGGCGACGCACTGGCGAATTCAAGGAAGACAAAAGGAGCTGTCGAAGGGTTTTCCGAACACTCTTTCACCTGCCTTGTCTGATGTGTAGCAAGGACAACTGGAAACAACTGTGGATCAAGTTCGCGAATCTCTTCCGCTCCAAGGCCAACCAGcgtgtgatgaagaaggctgatCAGGACGGAATCGAACTGGTCCAAAGACTCGAGAATGGGAAAACCGTCGGGACATTTAATTGTGCCTGGTCGCCCAAGCCGGCCTTTAATAGGAAGAGTGGTTCCAAAGGCAAGGCCGTCGACCTTGCCGTTCTCCCTCAGGCAGCCGATTTCAGCGTGGATCATGGCCAAGACGGCCAAGGCTTCGAATCTACTCCTGTACGTGGTGCCAGCCCAGGGTCTATCCGACACGGCTCTTCTGAACATGACAATGCTTTGGGCATCTACAATCCCAGAGATATGTGCGCCGAACAGAC
Coding sequences within:
- a CDS encoding related to multidrug resistance proteins, translated to MIEPDTVQTAGASVQDQGDLEIGPSTLPSSSAQPNLGSEDPISYLYLTLDTPLPSPPLSDSNPTQNLPPCPDLRPYASPFTLPRARKNIFLALSCIATMLTAYTAGTYSPPSRAMARDIGASHTATLVGITTFCAGFAIAPMALAPISEIWGRRPVFVLAGFVFVISQAVCSVMPDLAGMLIARFFVGVGGSVFSSVVGGVIADLWEKEERNTPMALFSGFVLFGTGLGPLVSAAFVNDLEDDTMAWKWSFWHQVILDGLLLVAILILFKETRGSVLLSRKAKKLNQWYQQLEDAGVYGVWVTNPREDTCSSSSSSVKAMPGHEAMLEYNRQTQLRRIRWLVAADEQRPPLRQMMATSIMRPFYLLFTEPVVFSFSLWAAFSWAVLYLSFSIVPYLYSDNYNMSMRIYVAMMASAIIATVVGILQENLMKHPLWSGHVDEKEVSRFWRFMRKHFPADSPEARLYFSCLTALLLPAGLFVAFLSPISTSHYTQAIGIGFANWGIYSVYLATFNYLADTYHMYASSALAAQSFCRNVLGGIFPVLTGIMFDNLGLRNAGCVLGGIASVLTLIPWVLVFFGSRIRARSKFAISLQKQ